The genomic window AAAAAATATTACTGCTTTTGAGTATAGAGATGAAATAATAGTGATAGATTGTGGCGCAGGTTTTCCGGATGAAAGTATGTATGGAGTTGATTTAATAATTCCAGATATAAGTTATTTAAAAGAAAATAGCGAAAAGATAAAAGGAATTTTTTTAACTCATGGACATGAAGATCATATAGGAGCATTACCATATATTTTAAAACAACTTAATATACCGGTATATGGAACAAAATTAACTTTAGGAATTGTGGAAAATAAATTAAAAGAACATAATATTTTATCAGATTCAGTACTACATAAAGTAAATCCTGGAGATATTATTCAATTTAATTACTTAAAGGTTGAATTTATAAGAAGTACCCATAGTATAGCTGATTCATGTTTTATAGCCATACATAGTCCAGTAGGAACTATTCTTCATACAGGAGATTTTAAAATAGACTATACGCCTATAGATGGGTTAGTTATAGATTTAGAGAGAATTTCTAATATAGCAAAATCAGGAGTATTATTATTAATGGCAGATAGTACAAATGTTGAAAGAAAGGGTTCTACAATGTCAGAGAAGTCTATTGGAAAAACCTTCAATAGAATATTTCAAGGAGCAGAAGGAAGAGTAATAGTAGCTACTTTTGCATCTAATATTCATAGAATGCAACAAATAATTGATTCCTCTTTGATATACGGAAGAAAAGTGGTATTTAGTGGGAGAAGTATGGAGAATATATCTAAAGTTGCAATAGATCTTGGATATCTTCATATACCAGAAGAATGTTTAATTACAATAGATGATATAAAAAATTATCCTAATAATCAAATAACTATTATAACTACAGGCAGTCAAGGAGAACCAATGGCAGCCCTTGCAAGGATTGCATTTTCAAATCATAGAAAGATAAAGATCGAGGCCAAGGACTTGTATATAATATCAGCATCTCCTATTCCCGGTAATGGGAAACTTATATCAAAAGTTATTAATGAATTATTTAAAAGAGGAGCTGAAGTTATATACGAAGATTTAGAAGAGGTTCATGTATCAGGTCATGCTTATCAAGAGGAATTAAAGCTTATACATACATTAGTTCATCCTAAATATTTTATGCCAGTACATGGAGAATATAGGCATTTAAAACATCACAGTGAATTGGCAGAGAGTCTAGGAATGGCTAATAAGAATACATTTATATTAGAAACAGGAGATGTTTTAAGTCTAAACGAAGATTTTGCACAAATTGATGGAAAAGTAAAAACAGGGTCAATATATGTTGATGGATTAGGGGTAGGGGATGTCGGTACTCTTGTTTTAAGGGATAGAAAGCAATTGGCAGAGGATGGTATGGTAACAATAGTAGTGGCAATTGAGAGAGAAAGTTATAGCATAATAGCAGGTCCAGATTTAATAACTAGAGGATTTATATATGTTAAAGAATCCGAAAAATTAATAAATGAAGTTAAAGAAATAGCTAGCATAGAAGTAAATAAATGCTTGGAAAAAAATATTATAGAATGGTGTGTATTAAAAACAAATATAAAAAAAGCTGTAGAAAGATATATTTATGAAAATACTAGAAGAAGGCCTAGTGTAATACCAATAATAATGGAACTTTAGTAAGATTTGGTTTAGTTAAGATATTTTAGGTAAATAATTAATATATAATATAACTTAAAGATGACAATATGAAAGGCTTTACTAACAAAACATCGTATATATTTACCATTCTGATTTTTATATTAGCTATATATAATATATCCATTACTCTAATTGATTTTGGAATGATTTCATTTGGAAGACAATTCTTTTTAATAGTAATATTTCTTTTCTTATTTATTCCATATTTTAAGAATAATAAAAAGAAAAATGAAATAATCAAATCGGGTTTACTTTTAGAACAGAAAGTTCAAAATTAGCTAGAAAAATTAAGTATAGAAAAATATAAAATAATATCTAATGTTATTATAAAAAATAATAGAGATAAACAAAAATTTGATAATATAATTTTAAGTAACAAAGGT from Clostridium septicum includes these protein-coding regions:
- a CDS encoding ribonuclease J; this translates as MLCKSNIKVIPLGGIGEIGKNITAFEYRDEIIVIDCGAGFPDESMYGVDLIIPDISYLKENSEKIKGIFLTHGHEDHIGALPYILKQLNIPVYGTKLTLGIVENKLKEHNILSDSVLHKVNPGDIIQFNYLKVEFIRSTHSIADSCFIAIHSPVGTILHTGDFKIDYTPIDGLVIDLERISNIAKSGVLLLMADSTNVERKGSTMSEKSIGKTFNRIFQGAEGRVIVATFASNIHRMQQIIDSSLIYGRKVVFSGRSMENISKVAIDLGYLHIPEECLITIDDIKNYPNNQITIITTGSQGEPMAALARIAFSNHRKIKIEAKDLYIISASPIPGNGKLISKVINELFKRGAEVIYEDLEEVHVSGHAYQEELKLIHTLVHPKYFMPVHGEYRHLKHHSELAESLGMANKNTFILETGDVLSLNEDFAQIDGKVKTGSIYVDGLGVGDVGTLVLRDRKQLAEDGMVTIVVAIERESYSIIAGPDLITRGFIYVKESEKLINEVKEIASIEVNKCLEKNIIEWCVLKTNIKKAVERYIYENTRRRPSVIPIIMEL